In Paenibacillus sp. J23TS9, a single genomic region encodes these proteins:
- a CDS encoding carbohydrate ABC transporter permease has product MGVRRLTLADRLYMTLNYSVMLLFCATALYPFIYFLALSFNDGYDAMKGGIYFFPRVFTLENYAKAFSNPLILNSFYISISRTLVVTIGSVFLTALLAYALSRKGLPGRKYIVFFFFFTTLFSGGLIPTFILYRQLHILDTFWVLVLPSLYSFFNAIIMKTFFDGIPDGLSESARIDGASELSVFARIILPLSMPVLATIALFVGVGVWNDWFTGQFFIQNEKLQPAATFLNKMISEASFQSMTSSSGNSGSAIQNMTESQMELRGVTPEALRMTFVIIITTPIICVYPFLQKYFVKGVLVGSLKE; this is encoded by the coding sequence ATGGGTGTAAGAAGGCTGACGCTGGCAGATAGATTATATATGACGCTGAACTATTCGGTGATGCTTTTATTCTGCGCTACGGCACTCTATCCATTCATCTATTTTCTAGCCCTTTCTTTCAATGACGGCTACGATGCGATGAAGGGTGGAATCTACTTTTTTCCTCGAGTATTTACACTAGAAAACTATGCGAAAGCTTTTAGCAATCCTTTGATCTTAAATTCGTTTTACATTTCCATTTCCCGAACGCTTGTGGTAACAATTGGCTCCGTATTTTTGACGGCCTTATTAGCGTACGCACTTTCGCGGAAAGGTTTGCCCGGAAGAAAATATATCGTATTCTTCTTTTTCTTTACCACATTGTTCAGCGGGGGTCTTATTCCGACTTTTATCCTGTACCGGCAGTTACATATCCTGGATACGTTTTGGGTGTTGGTATTGCCGTCCCTATATAGTTTTTTCAATGCGATCATCATGAAAACCTTCTTCGACGGGATCCCTGATGGTCTGTCGGAATCGGCCCGAATAGACGGAGCTAGCGAGTTGTCGGTCTTTGCAAGAATCATCCTGCCTCTATCGATGCCGGTACTTGCTACCATTGCCTTGTTTGTCGGGGTGGGCGTGTGGAATGACTGGTTTACCGGTCAGTTTTTCATACAGAATGAGAAACTGCAGCCAGCAGCTACATTCCTTAACAAGATGATCAGCGAAGCGTCTTTCCAGTCGATGACGTCGTCGTCGGGTAATAGCGGATCTGCTATTCAAAACATGACTGAGTCTCAGATGGAACTGCGAGGTGTAACACCGGAAGCCTTGAGGATGACTTTCGTCATCATTATCACGACCCCGATCATCTGTGTATATCCATTTCTTCAGAAGTATTTCGTAAAAGGGGTCCTAGTAGGTTCTCTTAAGGAGTAG
- a CDS encoding sugar ABC transporter permease, translating into MVSKDVVIPGFEQLKKNRKLVKIWSFRHIYLFILPAIIWFLVFAYYPMYGILIAFKDYKFNLGILGSPWAGFKYFEQFLNDSSFYDVLRNTLSISALKLIFGFPAPLILALMLNAVMHKKFKRVFQTVSYLPHFVSWVVVVTLLQKILSPNVGLINDIRYQMGLDPIFFMGKPELFYPLVIISDIWKGIGWGSIIYLAALTNIDPHLYEAAEIDGAGRWSKLFKITLPCLTPTIAILLIFSLSGILNAGFDQIWLMQSPATLSVSEILDTYVLKTGLQQGQLAYSTAIGLFKSAISLFLIVAVNKISKRVSDVSLW; encoded by the coding sequence ATGGTATCCAAAGATGTTGTTATCCCTGGATTTGAACAATTAAAAAAGAACAGAAAACTAGTTAAAATATGGAGTTTCAGGCATATCTATTTATTTATTCTTCCTGCTATTATATGGTTTCTGGTTTTTGCTTACTATCCGATGTACGGCATTTTAATCGCGTTCAAGGATTACAAATTCAATCTGGGGATATTGGGGAGTCCGTGGGCAGGCTTTAAATATTTCGAACAGTTTTTAAATGATTCCAGTTTTTACGATGTACTCCGGAATACGTTATCCATTAGTGCCCTTAAACTTATTTTCGGATTTCCGGCTCCGTTGATCCTAGCCTTAATGCTCAATGCAGTCATGCACAAAAAATTTAAAAGAGTGTTTCAAACGGTTTCCTATCTGCCGCACTTCGTCTCGTGGGTCGTTGTCGTTACCTTACTTCAAAAAATCCTGTCTCCGAACGTGGGGCTTATCAATGACATTCGGTATCAAATGGGTTTGGATCCGATCTTTTTTATGGGAAAGCCGGAATTATTCTACCCATTGGTCATCATTTCCGACATCTGGAAAGGTATAGGCTGGGGCTCGATTATTTATTTAGCCGCATTAACGAATATCGATCCGCACTTGTATGAAGCTGCAGAAATCGACGGAGCAGGTCGATGGAGCAAACTATTCAAAATCACGCTTCCATGCCTGACGCCAACGATAGCCATATTGCTCATATTCTCCCTCAGCGGAATACTGAACGCGGGTTTTGACCAAATCTGGTTGATGCAGTCCCCAGCAACATTAAGCGTATCGGAAATTCTGGACACGTATGTCTTAAAAACAGGCCTCCAACAGGGGCAATTAGCATATTCCACGGCCATTGGTTTATTCAAGTCCGCGATCTCACTGTTTCTCATTGTTGCGGTAAATAAAATATCCAAACGCGTGAGTGACGTATCGTTATGGTAA
- a CDS encoding substrate-binding domain-containing protein, translating to MNSTERIPLYQMVQEYIRDLITSQILKVGDRIPTEKELMERFGVSKITVVNALSGLVNEKIITRVPGKGTFVSNPEFEISTTVPKGAVKPIQKTSGEMRTRLIGLIMPSIYDYFTIRLVHGIQQALNENDYRCIIYLSEGSIDKEKEAIQTCSKIGVEGLLIFPVDEELFNEEILSMKFAGFPFVLIDRYLPGVETHYIASDGRLGVNMAVNYLWELGHRDIAICSDSPLQTVTVQERIDGYMNAFKEKGALINPAHIVTGFEIGSLEQAETHPLYRYIQNRMATAYITLNGSLGVKIYQIARQVGLKVPEDISIISFDDPTSIIEGYSTFTHVKQFERDMGYRAAYTLLEVIHSDDGQHGKYIKTLVEPELVIGETTGKNIFSS from the coding sequence ATGAACTCAACGGAAAGAATACCTTTGTATCAGATGGTTCAAGAGTATATACGAGACTTGATAACGTCGCAGATATTAAAGGTTGGAGACCGTATACCTACGGAAAAGGAACTCATGGAGCGTTTCGGTGTAAGCAAAATTACCGTTGTTAATGCCCTGTCCGGTTTGGTTAACGAAAAAATCATCACTAGGGTGCCCGGAAAGGGGACTTTTGTAAGCAATCCTGAATTTGAAATTTCAACGACAGTTCCTAAAGGTGCCGTAAAGCCTATCCAGAAAACTAGCGGAGAAATGCGGACACGATTGATCGGTCTCATTATGCCCAGCATCTATGACTATTTCACCATTAGACTTGTACATGGTATTCAGCAAGCATTAAATGAAAACGATTACCGCTGCATTATCTATTTATCGGAGGGCAGCATTGATAAGGAAAAAGAGGCTATCCAGACATGTAGTAAAATCGGAGTGGAAGGGTTACTGATTTTCCCGGTTGACGAGGAATTGTTCAACGAGGAAATACTAAGCATGAAATTTGCGGGATTTCCGTTCGTTCTCATCGACCGTTACCTCCCAGGGGTGGAAACTCATTATATAGCATCAGACGGTAGGCTAGGCGTTAACATGGCCGTAAATTACCTGTGGGAGCTTGGGCATCGTGATATCGCGATATGCTCCGATTCGCCGTTACAAACCGTTACCGTTCAAGAGCGGATCGATGGATATATGAATGCCTTCAAGGAAAAGGGAGCTTTAATTAACCCTGCCCACATCGTAACCGGTTTTGAAATCGGAAGCCTTGAGCAAGCCGAAACACATCCGCTGTACCGCTATATCCAAAATCGAATGGCTACGGCTTATATTACGCTAAATGGAAGTCTTGGAGTGAAAATTTATCAGATTGCGCGTCAAGTTGGATTGAAGGTGCCTGAGGATATATCAATCATCAGTTTTGACGATCCGACTTCTATCATCGAAGGATACAGCACTTTTACGCATGTTAAACAGTTTGAACGAGACATGGGCTACCGCGCGGCTTACACGCTGCTTGAGGTTATTCACAGTGATGACGGGCAACACGGAAAATACATTAAAACGCTAGTGGAGCCGGAATTGGTGATAGGCGAGACGACGGGGAAAAACATTTTCTCCTCATGA